The region GTTCGTCGTACCGGTCTGAAAGCTGTTTACGAAAGAAGCGGCGCCGGGGACGAAATGCCCGAGGCTTACCCCTATCGCCATCGCGAGAAATATCCAGAGCGTAAGAAATCGATCCAGGAATGAAAGCCGCTTCCTCTGAGCCGGAGCACACGTCGCTGTGCTCACAGGCAAACCTCGCAGCATTCGACAGCAGCCGGTACAGGCGCACCGTCAAGAGCGTACTTCGCAGGGGAGCAGCATGCTTTATCAAGCTTTACCCGGTCTGCCTGCATGGCTTTGTCTTCCTTGAGCCAGTCCAACGTCTGACGGAGAATCTGCGTAGCTCCGATATGTGGCGGCATCACGATGCGATAGTGCATCCACTTCCCCTCACGCCGGGCTGACACGATGCCCGCGTTCCGCAGGTAGGCAAGATGCCGTGAAATTTTCGGCTGAGGCCCGCCAAGTATCTCCACGAAGTAGCAGACACACACCTCTTGGTCTCCCATCAGGTTGAGAAGCCGGAGCCGCGTATTGTCACCGAGCGCCTGGAAGAACGTCTGCATATCGAATGGAGCTTTTCTAGCCATACGCAATACATATATACGCTTTGACGAATGTGAGTGCAAGAGATATATTCACCTAAGCGTATGTGTTTCCAGGAAGGGGCGTCATGGCAAACGAGATTCTTGATTCGGTCCAATCGAAGTACGGCGCGGTCGCCGAGAGCAGCCTTTCCAGCAATGACGCAGGTGTGAAGGCGGTTGCAGAAGCCTTCGGCTATTCCGCGGAAGAGCTGACATCCATCCCGGCAGAAGCGAACATGGGCCTGTCATGCGGCAATCCGACTGCAACGGCGCACCTTCGCCCGGGTGAAGTTGTGGTCGATCTGGGTTCAGGCGGCGGCCTGGACGTATTTCTCGCCGCGAAGAAGGTGGGGCCGGAGGGGAAGGCCATCGGTATTGACATGACGCCTGCCATGATCGAACGGGCGCGTGCGAATGCAGAGGCCGGGGGATACACGAACGTAGAGTTTCACCAAGCGACTATCGATGCAATACCTCTACCGGATGCCTCGGTCGATTGCGTCATCTCGAATTGCGTACTGAATCTTGCCCCGGATAAGCCTGCAGTCTTTCGCGAAATCGCCCGCATCCTCAAGCCAGGCGGACGCGTCGCAGTGAGTGACATCGCACTCAAGGGTAAGCTGCCGGAGGCCATTGCTCGGAGCATGGCTGCATATGTCGGTTGCATCGGCGGCGCTATCCGCATTGACGATTACACTGCCGGTCTGCGTGCCGCCGGCTTTGAGCATGTGGAGATTGTGGACAGCGGCAAGGACCTGAACGCATACGCTCAAGTAGAAGGGCAATCGGGCTGCTGCTCTCCAGCGATGGAAGGCGAGTCATGCTGCCAGCCGCCTGCAGAAACATCCCTGCATGAAGACCTCTCCGAGCTACTGAAGAAGTACGACGTGAACGAGGCCGCCGCGAGCGTGAAGGTATACGCCATCAAACCGAAGGCCGCCGCGTCCTGCTGCGGTCCTACGTGCTGTTCCTAGGAAGACTCATGCTCACTGTTATCTTTGCTTGCGTTCACAATGCAGGGCGGTCGCAAATGGCCGCCGCTTTCTTCAATCAACTCGCAGACCCGGCAAAAGCTCGCGCCATCTCCGCCGGTACTGAACCGGGCGAGCGCATCCATCCCGAAGTGCTGGCGGTGATGCGAGAGGCAGGC is a window of Edaphobacter sp. 12200R-103 DNA encoding:
- the arsM gene encoding arsenite methyltransferase codes for the protein MANEILDSVQSKYGAVAESSLSSNDAGVKAVAEAFGYSAEELTSIPAEANMGLSCGNPTATAHLRPGEVVVDLGSGGGLDVFLAAKKVGPEGKAIGIDMTPAMIERARANAEAGGYTNVEFHQATIDAIPLPDASVDCVISNCVLNLAPDKPAVFREIARILKPGGRVAVSDIALKGKLPEAIARSMAAYVGCIGGAIRIDDYTAGLRAAGFEHVEIVDSGKDLNAYAQVEGQSGCCSPAMEGESCCQPPAETSLHEDLSELLKKYDVNEAAASVKVYAIKPKAAASCCGPTCCS
- a CDS encoding metalloregulator ArsR/SmtB family transcription factor; this encodes MARKAPFDMQTFFQALGDNTRLRLLNLMGDQEVCVCYFVEILGGPQPKISRHLAYLRNAGIVSARREGKWMHYRIVMPPHIGATQILRQTLDWLKEDKAMQADRVKLDKACCSPAKYALDGAPVPAAVECCEVCL